Genomic window (Pseudomonas sp. L5B5):
GAAGAAGAGGGGGTGCGACGATATAACGCAGCTGACTAAGTAATGAGTGAATATGACAAATATGTCTTAAACACTTTCGCAAGCAGGCTAACTTATGTTCTCCCCCGAGGGGCGGCTGTCACTGGGCGGCAGGCCGTCATCCACCCTCGGTGTCCCTATCGACCGCCCTTGTCCCTGGAGCTTTCATGAACACCGCCGCATTGCGCGAGCAGATCCTATTGGCTCAACAGCACGAAGCCGGTACGGGCCTCCTGGCCCGCCAACTGGAAGCGCAGCTGCCTCACCTGCACCCCGCCATCCTGCTGCCCGAAGTCGACGCACAAGGCGTCATGACCCGTTTTGTCAGCGCATACATCGATCAGGTGCCAGACCTTCTGGACGCCGCCAACGCCGTTGCCCGTGAAGCGGGCATCGAGTCGCAGATCAAGCCGGTACTCAAGATCGCCGAGCAATTCTTCCTCCAGCCACCGGCCATCATGGACGGCCACGTGGGCCTCGACAGCCTGCTGGACGAAGCCTACCTGGCCATGCGCCTGGTAGAGGAAGTCAACGACCTGTACATCAAGCACTTCGGCCGTCCACTGATCCCACTGGACATGACGGTCGCCAATCTCATCGCCCATCAGCTGATCGGCGAGTCCTTTGCCAACCAACTGGACGAAGCCGTGCACCACGCCGTCGACGCCATGCTCGACGAGGACAGCTTCGCCCTGGAATCGGTGGAAACCTACCGCGACACCCTCGGCAGCCCCGATACCGAGGCCGCCTGGAAACGCTGGCCGTGCCTGTCGCGCCAGCTGGGCGTGGAACTGGAACTCGACCAGCCCGCCGCCTGACCCATTCCTCGCCAGCAAGGCCCGCATCGGGCCTTGTGGCGAAGGGCCTGGCACTACGCCCAAGGCTCGCGCATCACCCTCGCGCGGCCAATCCGATCCCGCTCGCACTGCTCAAGCGTCCCTCCAGGCGCCGCTTCAAGCCATGGGCTTCGATCACCAGGCTCGACCCCTTGGCGGCATTGGCCCGCTCCCATTCCTCCAGCAACTCCAGGCACGCATGGTCGATGTAACCCAAGTGGTTGAGCGGTACATGCAAGGTGGTCGCCGGCGGCACCGTGGCTAGCACCCGGGTCAGCGCCGGCACCTTGAGAAAGGTCGCCGCCCCCATCAGGCGCAGTTCCATCTGCCCAACGCCCGGTAAATCCACCAGGCTGATCTTCAAGCGCGAAGCCTGGAGCGCCAACTTGAGCAAGGTCAGGGCGAACCCCAGCAGCACCCCGGTCAACAGGTCGCTGAAGACGATCGCCAGGGCCGTCACCGCATAGGTGAACATCGGCATCCGCCCGTACCGGCCCAGGCCACGAAAAGCCTTGAGATCCACCAGCTTGAACCCGGTGTAGACCAGCACACCGGCCAGGCTCGCCACCGGGATACGCTGCAAGACGCTGGACAGCAGCAGCACGAAACCCAACAGCCACAGGCCGTGGAAGATGGTCGAGTAGCGGGTGCGAGCACCGGCCTGGACGTTGGCCGAACTGCGCACGATCACACCGGTCATCGGCAAGGCGCCCAGCAGGCCGCAGAGCATGTTGCCGGTGCCCTGGGCCGACAGCTCGCGGTCGAAGTCCGAGCGCTGGCCGTTGTGCATGCGATCCACAGCAGCAGCCGAGAGCAGGGTTTCGGCACTGGCGATGAAGGCCAGCGCCAGGGCCGCCACCAGCAGGGCCGGGTCAGCCAGGTGGAGCAGGTCGCCAGGGCGCAGCCAGTCGATGGCCTCGGCCATGCTGGCCGGTACCTCAACCCGCTTCACCGGCAGCGCCAACAGCAGGCTGGCGAGGGTCGCCAGCCCCACCCCGAGCAGCGCCCCGGGCACGAAGCGCAGCGCCTGGGGCCGCCACTTGTCCCAGCCCCACATCACCGCGATGGTCGCCAGGCCCAGCAGGCCGGCCTGCCAGCCCAGGCCGCCCAGGGCCTGGGACAGCGCCTGGGGGAAGCCGACGAGGTTGTCCAGCCCCGAGGCCTGGGGCGCGGCATCGAGCAGTACATGGACCTGGGACAGCACGATCAGCACGCCAATACCCGCCAGCATGCCGTACACCACCGCAGGCGCGGTGACCCGGAACCAGCAGCCCAGGCGCAAGCGCCCGGCCAGCCACTGCAGTAACCCGGCCAACAGCAGGACCGGCCCAAGCACGGCCACCCCGTGCAGGCGCACCAGTTCGAAGACCAGCACCGCCAAACCCGCGGCCGGGCCGCTGACCTGCAGCGGCGATCCCGCCAGCCATCCCACCACCAGGCCACCGATGATCCCGGTGATCAGGCCCTTGGCCGGCGGCAGGCCCGAAGCGATGGCGATGCCCATGCACAAGGGCAGGGCCACCAGAAACACCACCACCGAAGCCAGCAGCTCCCGTGGCAGGCCATTTTTCAACTGTGCTGCACGCATGACAGTTCTCCCGACATTTTTTCAGGCGTGGCAAAGCCTGGCCGCGTGAGTGCAGCCCAGGCCAAGACCTCACATGGGATTCAGGCAGATTCAGAAGCGCGCTTTGGGCGTCGCCACGGGAATCGGATGGGTGCCGTCCAACGGCAGGAAACAGCCCTGGTCCGCGTCATAGGCCTTGATCGAGCTGGTCTCGATGTCATAGACCCAGCCGTGGATGAACAGCTGGCCGTTGGCCATGCGCGAGGCAACGGAGGGGTGGGTACGCAAGTGCTGCAGCTGGGCGATGACGTTCTCTTCGGTCAGGACATGCATGCTCGAAGGTTCGTCGGCGCAGGTGCAGTTGTCCTGGACCATGGTCCGAGCCACTTCGGCGTGACGCAGCCAGGCCTTGACCGTGGGCATCTTCTCCAGGCTCTGCGGGTTGAGCACGGCGCGCATGGCGCCGCAGTCCGAATGCCCGCACACGATGATGTGGTGCACCCCAAGGGCCATTACCGCGTACTCGATCGCCGTGGACACGCCACCGTTCATCTGACCGTAGGGCGGTACCACGTTGCCCACGTTGCGGGTCACGAACAAGTCGCCGGGTGAGCTCTGGGTAATGAGTTCGGGGACGATGCGCGAGTCGGCGCAGGCAATGAACATCGCCCGGGGGCGCTGGGCCGTGGCAAGTTTCTTGAACAGCGCTTGCTGCTGTGGGAAGACTTCATGATGAAAATGCAAGAAGCCGTCAACGATATGTTGCAAGGCTACATCGGCGGTTTCTGCAGAACCGTTGGTGGGAGCTGGGGCCGACGCAGCCAGCGGCTGTTTATCCTTGTCACTCATGATTGATTCTCTCTGTCGGATTTGATGAATTTTCCGGCACGACGCCAGCAATGGGTTAAAAAACAACCGAATCGCCGGAAGTGACATCCCAGTCACTTGATGAGCAAGGTAGCCGTGAAATCTTAATTCAAGCTGAATGCAGCGCTCTAGAACGCCACTATGCAGGTGCTATGCAGGTGACAGAACGATGACCGGCGCCCGGCTGATCATCGACCCCACCCGCTCACAGCAACGCCATCTGCCTGCCCGGCGGGCAGAACGCCGTACAGTCGAGGTCGGAATCAGCGCGACGGTCGAGCCCCAGGCGCTTGAGCGCCTTGGCAAAACGCTGGGCCAGCAGGTCGGCGAACGGCCCCTCGCCCCGCATGCGACTGCCGAAGCGGCTGTCGTAGAGTTCGCCGCCACGGCTCTGGCGGATCAGGCTCAGCACATGGGCGGCGCGTTGTGGATAGTGGGCCGCTAGCCACTCCTCGAACAGCGGAGCCACCTCCAGCGGCAGGCGCAGCATCATGTAGGCCGCACTTTGCGCGCCAGCCGCCTGGGCCTCGCCCAGCAGAGCCTCCAGTTCGCTGTCGTTGATCATCGGGATCATCGGCGAACACAACACCCCCACCGGCACGCCCGCTCCACGCAATACCCGGATTGCCCGCAGGCGCGCCTTGGGCGCAGCCGCCCGGGGTTCGAGGATGCGCTTCAATTCGTCGTCCAGGGTGGTCAGGCTGATCATCACCGCCACCAGCCGCTGCCGGGCCAGCTCGGCCAGCAGGTCAAGGTCGCGCAGGATCAGCGAGCCCTTGGTGACGATGGTCACCGGGTGCCGGTAGCGCAGCAGCACCTCCAGGGTACGCCGGGTCAGCAGCTGTTCACGCTCGATGGGCTGGTAGGGATCGGTATTGGACCCCAGGTTGATCGGCGCGCACTGGTAGCCGGGTTTGGACAGCTGCTGCTCCAGCAAGGTGGCGGCATTGCTCTTGGCGATCAGCCGGGTTTCGAAGTCCAGCCCCGGGGACATGTCCCAGTAGGCGTGGCTGGGTCGCGCATAACAGTAGATGCAGCCGTGCTCGCAACCCCGGTAGGGATTGATCGAACGATCGAAGGGCAGGTCCGGCGAGGTGTTGCGGGTGATGATCGACTTGGCGGTCTCGAAACGCACCTCGGTGCCCTGGGTCATTGGCACTTCCTGGTACCAGCCATCATCCTCGGCCACCGAACGACTGGGGGCGAAACGGTTGTGCGGGTTGCTCGCGGTGCCGCGACCGCGAGGCGGCAGGGGGCTGGACATGGGGGCGCTCCATTACTGTATGCGCATACAGTAATGGAGCTACGACTATCCGCCTAGCGCCGTCGAGCAGAACGTTTCGCGGGACCTGTCGCCGGCCCGGCTTCACTTCTTCAGGGTCAGCAAGATGCCCAGCGAGCCACTGACATCCTTGTAGTCCTTGAATGTCTTGGCCTTGGACGTGTTCGGCGCGATGGTCACGGGCGTCACTTTCTCGCCCTTCTTGGGGGCATAGCTGGAAAATGCCAGATCGCTCAACTTGCGCCAGCTTTCCATCAAGTCGATGTTGTAGCTCTGCACTGGCCGCCCCTCTCCCTCCTTGACAATGTTCTGCTGGATATCGCGACCGATGGAGTACTTGAAGCGGGAGCCTTCGATCAACATGGGGATGACGACCAGCAACGCCTTCCTCGCGCCCTTGCCCTCTCTGCCACCGCTGGGATCCAGCGCGAGCTTGTTGAGTGAACTGGTAAGCACCACCCATCCATAGTTGATGTCGGTCCGATCAACCTCCTTGGTTTCCAGTTGCTGGTAGCTCCCGCCAAAACTCAACTTCACCTTCGGCTGGAGATCAGGGCCGGTCTGGTCCTTGAGCTCGTAGTAAGTAGCGCCAACCTTATAGCCGACCACATACAGGTCCCGTAGATTGATATAGAACCTGACGACCTCTTTCTGGTTGTCGTCCAAGAACCTCAGGCTGGCAAACTTGCCACTCGCGGCAACCTGGCTTTCCGTCACCGGGTTGAGCACACCCTTCCAGTCCAGCGCCTTGGCCAGTTGCTTCTGGATCAGCGTCAACGCGCTCTCGTATCCTTTGGCAGTGTCCGCGTTGTCCTTGGTCGGCATCGAACAGGCGATGTCCAGCGGCGCCTTGGTATCCGGCACGCTGCACACATCACTGGCAAATGCCCCCTGGGCCAGGAATATCAGCGCGCCCGCCAGCCACCACGTGCCTTTGCCTCTGGAGCGCAGCGCAGCGCCCCGGGACAGTGAGTTTCCTGTTTCAACTTCAGAGCTATTCATGTTCGCCTCCATGGCGTGTTCAGTAAGATCACAGCAGCCCAGGACATGGCTGCCTGACTCGGCGGCGCAGCCATGCCGAGGGGGAACAGACCCCGCAGCACACTAAACAGGACACCCTGCAGCCCGGCAGCCGGAAAGGCTTCCCGAGCGGCAAACAAAGGAGCACGGCAATGCCCAGAACACCCGGCACACTGGAGAAGATCTTCTATGCGGCGCACGCCTACCTGCCGAGCTACGAGCAAGGCGCCGACCTGATCATCGTCAGGGCCGCGGATGGCCAGCTCTGGGGCCTGGCCTGCGAATTCGATCTGTGCACCCGGGACATCCGGCATGCCACCGTGAGCGGCTCGCAGCCCTTCGATGCAGCCGATCCGAAGTTCGCCGAGGCCCGCTGGCGCCATCACCACGACGACATCGGCCTGCTGCCCGCGAGCTGGGAAGACTTGATGAACGCCGGGTTGGCGGACTGCATCGCCGGCTACCAGCTACAAAGCCAGCTGGGGATCCAGCCCTTCCCCCGGGGTTGAAGGGCTGCATCTAACCGGCGCCCGTTGCGGACGCCGGTCCTGCCACTAGTGACGTGGAATCACGTTGCCCAGGTCGTCGTTGGAGGTGCTCTGCAGGCGCCCGTCACGCAGCCCGGCCACATCCGCGGCCTTCACCGATGCGCCTTGATTGCCCCAACTGCTGCGGATGAAGTTGACCACGTCGGCCACCTCCTGGTCCGACAGCCGCCAGGCGAAGGGCGGCATGGTGAGGGTCGACGGCGCGCTGTGGGTGGCCGGCAGGGTGCCGCCCTTGAGCACGATGTGGATCAGCGAGGTAGCGTCCTCCGATTGCAGCACCGGGTTGCCCGCCAGCGCCGGGAACACCCGGGTGTAGCCATGGCCATCGGTGCGGTGGCAGGCGGCGCAGTTGTCGATGTAGACCGAGGCTCCCGGCTTGCTGTCGTCGCCTTTCCACAGGGCGTCGGCCACCTGCTTGTCGTACTGGTGCGGCTGGTCCTTGGGGTCATTGGCCGGCAGCGACTTGAGGTAGCGGGCGATGGCTGTCAGGTCCTGGTCGGTCATGTACTGCATGCTGTGGACCACCACGTCGCTCATGCCGCCGAACACCGCGCTGCGATCACTGCGGCCGGTCTTGAGGAACTGCACCAGCTGCTCTTCGCTCCAGCTGCCCAGGCCGTCCTTGTGATCGCCGCGCAGGCTCTTGGCGATCCAGCCTTCCAGCGGCGCACTGCCGGACAGGAAGGCACTGCCTTCGCTGGCGCTCAGGGCTTGCTCCTGCATGGTCAGCGCCCGTGGCGTATGGCAGGCGCCACAGTGGCCCAGGCCCTCCACCAGGTAGGCACCACGGCTGATCAGCGGGTCGCTGTCGGCAGCGACGGCGGCCGGCGCCACGCTCGGCGCGAACATCCAGCGCCAGATCGACAGCGGCCAGCGCATGCTCAGGGGCCAGGGAATGTCGCTGTCCTGGTTGTCCCGCACCACCGGCGCCACGCCGTGCATGAAGTAGGCATACAGCGCCTGCATGTCGGCGTCGCTGACCCGGGCGTAGGACGGGAAGGGCATGGCCGGGTACAGGGTGCTGCCGTTCTTGGCCACGCCATGGCGCACGGCCTGGTCGAAGTCCTCGAAGCTGTAGTCGCCGATACCGGTCTTGTCCGGCGTGATGTTGGTGGAGTAG
Coding sequences:
- a CDS encoding SulP family inorganic anion transporter, with translation MRAAQLKNGLPRELLASVVVFLVALPLCMGIAIASGLPPAKGLITGIIGGLVVGWLAGSPLQVSGPAAGLAVLVFELVRLHGVAVLGPVLLLAGLLQWLAGRLRLGCWFRVTAPAVVYGMLAGIGVLIVLSQVHVLLDAAPQASGLDNLVGFPQALSQALGGLGWQAGLLGLATIAVMWGWDKWRPQALRFVPGALLGVGLATLASLLLALPVKRVEVPASMAEAIDWLRPGDLLHLADPALLVAALALAFIASAETLLSAAAVDRMHNGQRSDFDRELSAQGTGNMLCGLLGALPMTGVIVRSSANVQAGARTRYSTIFHGLWLLGFVLLLSSVLQRIPVASLAGVLVYTGFKLVDLKAFRGLGRYGRMPMFTYAVTALAIVFSDLLTGVLLGFALTLLKLALQASRLKISLVDLPGVGQMELRLMGAATFLKVPALTRVLATVPPATTLHVPLNHLGYIDHACLELLEEWERANAAKGSSLVIEAHGLKRRLEGRLSSASGIGLAARG
- a CDS encoding carbonic anhydrase, translating into MSDKDKQPLAASAPAPTNGSAETADVALQHIVDGFLHFHHEVFPQQQALFKKLATAQRPRAMFIACADSRIVPELITQSSPGDLFVTRNVGNVVPPYGQMNGGVSTAIEYAVMALGVHHIIVCGHSDCGAMRAVLNPQSLEKMPTVKAWLRHAEVARTMVQDNCTCADEPSSMHVLTEENVIAQLQHLRTHPSVASRMANGQLFIHGWVYDIETSSIKAYDADQGCFLPLDGTHPIPVATPKARF
- a CDS encoding PA0069 family radical SAM protein, encoding MSSPLPPRGRGTASNPHNRFAPSRSVAEDDGWYQEVPMTQGTEVRFETAKSIITRNTSPDLPFDRSINPYRGCEHGCIYCYARPSHAYWDMSPGLDFETRLIAKSNAATLLEQQLSKPGYQCAPINLGSNTDPYQPIEREQLLTRRTLEVLLRYRHPVTIVTKGSLILRDLDLLAELARQRLVAVMISLTTLDDELKRILEPRAAAPKARLRAIRVLRGAGVPVGVLCSPMIPMINDSELEALLGEAQAAGAQSAAYMMLRLPLEVAPLFEEWLAAHYPQRAAHVLSLIRQSRGGELYDSRFGSRMRGEGPFADLLAQRFAKALKRLGLDRRADSDLDCTAFCPPGRQMALL
- a CDS encoding ribosome-inactivating family protein — translated: MNSSEVETGNSLSRGAALRSRGKGTWWLAGALIFLAQGAFASDVCSVPDTKAPLDIACSMPTKDNADTAKGYESALTLIQKQLAKALDWKGVLNPVTESQVAASGKFASLRFLDDNQKEVVRFYINLRDLYVVGYKVGATYYELKDQTGPDLQPKVKLSFGGSYQQLETKEVDRTDINYGWVVLTSSLNKLALDPSGGREGKGARKALLVVIPMLIEGSRFKYSIGRDIQQNIVKEGEGRPVQSYNIDLMESWRKLSDLAFSSYAPKKGEKVTPVTIAPNTSKAKTFKDYKDVSGSLGILLTLKK
- a CDS encoding c-type cytochrome — translated: MKALVIATLALLGSASLQAAEVDQALVKQGEYLARAGDCVACHTAKDGKPFAGGLPMETPIGVIYSTNITPDKTGIGDYSFEDFDQAVRHGVAKNGSTLYPAMPFPSYARVSDADMQALYAYFMHGVAPVVRDNQDSDIPWPLSMRWPLSIWRWMFAPSVAPAAVAADSDPLISRGAYLVEGLGHCGACHTPRALTMQEQALSASEGSAFLSGSAPLEGWIAKSLRGDHKDGLGSWSEEQLVQFLKTGRSDRSAVFGGMSDVVVHSMQYMTDQDLTAIARYLKSLPANDPKDQPHQYDKQVADALWKGDDSKPGASVYIDNCAACHRTDGHGYTRVFPALAGNPVLQSEDATSLIHIVLKGGTLPATHSAPSTLTMPPFAWRLSDQEVADVVNFIRSSWGNQGASVKAADVAGLRDGRLQSTSNDDLGNVIPRH